A stretch of Gouania willdenowi chromosome 21, fGouWil2.1, whole genome shotgun sequence DNA encodes these proteins:
- the LOC114455096 gene encoding homeodomain-interacting protein kinase 1-like has product MKDTFVQDVEEELSMLSKINGLDPDQFNLVKFHERFEYSSYTCLVFELLEMNLLQFLKTKMDSSMYVNQIRPIAKQMLVALQRLQCLGITHNDIKPDNVMLVNTEEDTLQVKLIDFGLAHPSSSTTHGKWLQPMGYRAPEVCLGLPFTEAIDMWGLGYMLANLYLNTNLFPVSCEYLMMKAMVEYLGMPSEDQLLFGMHTKRFFCQEADEFGLGWRLLTPEEYSEINRVKAKQWPTWRPHCFSLDDLLYIYEEEDAEEFKDRTAFIDFLKHLLTLDEEKRFSPTEALQHPFITMSHLSQDPDSSDYLTTAQALMPTEASHRVPPVKDGEAHVAEEADEVPPTPASSQVTHIETDVPKVPLSHVNGDNGCVQEPCQDLGEELHLPASQKSQLILGQVLQSSSTQYTIIEFIGEGAFGKVAKCQVNSTSELVAVKIMKDTFVQDVEEELSMLSKINGLDPDQFNLVKFHERFEYSSYTCLVFELLEMNLLQFLKTKLDSSMYVNQIRPIAKQMLVALQRLQCLGITHNDMKPDNVMLVNTEEDTIQVKLIDFGLAHPSSSTTHGKWLQPMGYRAPEVCLGLPFTEAIDMWGLGYMLANLYLNTNLFPVSCEYLMMKAMVEYLGMPSEDQLLFGMHTKRFFCQEADEFGLGWRLLTPEEYSEINRVKAKEWPTWRPHCFSLDDLLYIYEEEDAEEFKDRTAFIDFLKHLLTLDEEKRFSPTEALQHPFITMSHLSQDPDSSDYLTTAQALMPTEASHRVPPVKDGETHVAEEADEVPPTPASSQVTHIETDVPKVPLSHVNGDNGCVQEPCQDLGEELHLPASQSDSGICTFPEQFPNRCDESLECVSSVNGPMVEDVPFPTPKRFKNIRRFFSRIQKTFFSCCCSSVQE; this is encoded by the exons ATGAAGGACACGTTTGTGCAAGACGTGGAGGAGGAG CTGTCTATGTTGAGTAAAATCAACGGATTGGATCCAGACCAGTTTAATTTGGTCAAGTTCCATGAGAGGTTTGAGTACTCCAGCTATACCTGCCTCGTCTTTGAGTTGCTGGAGATGAACTTATTACAGTTCCTCAAAACTAAAATGGATTCTTCAATGTATGTGAACCAAATCCGCCCCATTGCCAAGCAG ATGTTGGTCGCATTACAGAGACTCCAATGTCTGGGGATCACCCACAATGATATCAAGCCTGACAACGTGATGCTGGTAAACACTGAGGAGGATACATTACAAGTCAAACTGATTGACTTTGGACTGGCTCATCCATCCTCCTCCACCACGCACGGGAAGTGGCTTCAGCCCATGGGCTACAG GGCCCCAGAGGTGTGTCTTGGCCTTCCGTTCACAGAGGCCATTGACATGTGGGGACTGGGCTATATGCTGGCCAACCTGTACTTGAATACCAACCTCTTCCCCGTCAGTTGTGAATATCTCATG ATGAAAGCCATGGTGGAGTATCTTGGTATGCCGTCAGAAGACCAGCTTCTATTTGGCATGCATACCAAGAGATTCTTCTGTCAGGAGGCAGATGAGTTTGGCTTAGGATGGAGGCTCCtg ACACCAGAAGAATACTCAGAAATTAATAGGGTGAAAGCAAAGCAATGGCCCACATGGCGCCCTCATTGCTTCTCATTGGATGACCTGCTCTAT ATCTATGAAGAAGAGGATGCTGAAGAGTTTAAAGACAGGACTGCGTTTATAGACTTTCTCAAGCACCTGTTGACTCTGGATGAGGAGAAGAGATTCTCTCCGACTGAGGCTCTTCAGCATCCATTTATCACGATGTCCCACCTGAGCCAGGATCCTGACAGCAGTGACTA tcTGACCACTGCACAGGCATTAATGCCAACGGAGGCCTCACATCGTGTTCCTCCTGTGAAGGATGGCGAGGCACATGTGGCTGAAGAGGCTGACGAGGTCCCGCCCACTCCTGCATCCAGCCAAGTCACACACATTGAGACAGATGTCCCCAAGGTCCCTCTTTCTCATGTGAATGGTGACAATGGATGCGTTCAGGAGCCATGCCAAGATCTGGGAGAAGAACTCCATCTTCCTGCATCTCAGA AGTCTCAACTCATCTTAGGGCAGGTTCTGCAGAGCAGCTCAACTCAATATACAATCATTGAGTTCATCGGAGAAGGTGCCTTCGGTAAAGTGGCCAAGTGCCAGGTTAATTCCACCAGCGAATTAGTGGCAGTAAAAATAATGAAGGACACGTTTGTGCAAGACGTGGAGGAGGAG CTGTCTATGTTGAGTAAAATCAACGGATTGGATCCAGACCAGTTTAACTTGGTCAAGTTCCATGAGAGGTTTGAGTACTCCAGCTATACCTGCCTCGTCTTTGAGTTGCTGGAGATGAACTTATTACAGTTCCTCAAAACTAAACTGGATTCTTCAATGTATGTGAACCAAATCCGCCCCATTGCCAAGCAG ATGTTGGTCGCATTACAAAGACTCCAATGTCTGGGGATCACCCACAATGACATGAAGCCTGACAATGTGATGCTGGTAAACACTGAGGAGGATACAATACAAGTCAAGCTGATTGACTTTGGACTGGCTCATCCATCCTCCTCCACCACGCACGGGAAGTGGCTTCAGCCCATGGGCTACAG GGCCCCAGAGGTGTGTCTTGGCCTTCCGTTCACAGAGGCCATTGACATGTGGGGACTGGGCTATATGCTGGCCAACCTGTACTTGAATACCAACCTCTTCCCCGTCAGTTGTGAATATCTCATG ATGAAAGCCATGGTGGAGTATCTTGGTATGCCGTCAGAAGACCAGCTTCTATTTGGCATGCATACCAAGAGATTCTTCTGTCAGGAGGCAGATGAGTTTGGCTTAGGATGGAGGCTCCtg ACACCAGAAGAATACTCAGAAATTAATAGGGTGAAAGCAAAGGAATGGCCCACATGGCGCCCTCATTGCTTCTCATTGGATGACCTGCTCTAT ATCTATGAAGAAGAGGATGCTGAAGAGTTTAAAGACAGGACTGCGTTTATAGACTTTCTCAAGCACCTGTTGACTCTGGATGAGGAGAAGAGATTCTCTCCGACTGAGGCTCTTCAGCATCCATTTATCACGATGTCCCACCTGAGCCAGGATCCTGACAGCAGTGACTA TCTGACCACTGCACAGGCATTAATGCCAACGGAGGCCTCACATCGTGTTCCTCCTGTGAAGGATGGCGAGACACATGTGGCTGAAGAGGCTGATGAGGTCCCGCCCACTCCTGCATCCAGCCAAGTCACACACATTGAGACAGATGTCCCCAAGGTCCCTCTTTCTCATGTGAATGGTGACAATGGATGCGTTCAGGAGCCATGCCAAGATCTGGGAGAAGAACTCCATCTTCCTGCATCTCAGAGTGATTCAGGAATCTGTACCTTTCCAGAACAGTTTCCTAATCGTTGTGATGAGAGTCTGGAATGTGTTTCATCAGTGAATGGACCTATGGTTGAAGACGTCCCCTTCCCCACCCCCAAGAGATTTAAGAACATTCGGAGGTTCTTCTCCCGAATTCAAAAAACgtttttcagctgctgctgttcctCAGTGCAGGAGTAA